The sequence AATGTTACTATTTCTGACGTCCAAACCTTTGTCAGCGCTTTGATGCCCATCAGGTCCACGAAGCAGACCCCCGCCAAGTCCAGGATGAGGGTGTGGAAGGGCGTCGGCTGGGACCCCAGGGCCAGCTCCTGGTCAGCTGACCGCTCGCCCGGCTCCGCGTCACCGCAGCGGAAGTTGGCGTAGCTGGTGGGCGGATCGTTGGCGTCGAAGTCGTTTTGCAGCTCGAGCTGAGAGACCGTCTACAGGAAACAGAGGAAAGACTGCAGGTTCTGATCGAGGGTCTTCTGATTGTTTCCTGTGCGTCCGGTCTCACTTGATTCTTCATGGTCACCAAGGAGCtgggcttcctcctcctcgcccccttgtccttcttctcttctttccttttttccttctgtTCCTTCTCCAAGAACTTCCTCCGGGCCAGGATAAGTTTGTCGGGGTCCAGTCCGGTCTGAGCAGGGACACGAACAACTGTCGGCTTGGGGCTCTTTTCAAACCCCGAATGGTTCCGGTTCTACCTTCTTGATGACCCGCTGACGAAACAGTTCTGCATTAGCAAAGTAGAGCGGCGAGCAGTAGGTCACGATCTTCACTCCGGTTATTGGCGAGGCCTGTGGAATGTTtcaaagggaaaaacaatcagcCGCATTCCCCATTCTATGGATCATAGCGACAATAGAAAACGTTGTTTCCTTACCTTGCTGTACGCTTTTGGATTTTTGTAAAGATCTGTGCCCATAATCCGAACCACCGTGGAGCCGTTGCGACTGCGAGGAGCACAGCATCAAACCGTTAACGACACGGTTGTCTTcggtgtcccccccccgtcttcccccgtcccgtcccggaGGCGTGCGGCGTGGAGCGCGTATACTCACAACTGCGTTTTGAACACCACCACCAGGATGGAGAAACCCACCCCGATGGCGACCCCGTAAGGCAGGCTGAGAAAGAAGGTGGCCAAGAAGGACACGACCCAAACGCACTGAAGGAGACGGGAGCGACAGAACAGCGTCAGGGATGAAGAGAAGTGCACGGCGAAGACGCGTGGAGGTCCTCCACTCACGCAGTCCGGTTTGCTCCTCTTCCACAAGTGAAACGGGTCCGACAGCTGCAGGAGCGTGTTCTTCAGGTTCACCGCAATCAGGGCTCCGAGCaccgactggggggggggggggggaccgagaCGACGGCGTCACCTTTCACCTTCCACTTCAATGCCATCCACCATAACTCTGACGTTCACCTACTTTCGGAAGAGGCTCCAGGAAGGCTCCCAACGCAAGCATGGTAACCATGACGACCAGCATCACACACAGACTGGCAAACTACGGGAAGCCGCAGAAGAAGACTCCAGTTCGGTGCTATTTTTTTCATCGAAATGCGCTTCACGGACTCCGGGACGCTCACCTGCGACTTTCCGCCGGCGCTGTCCACGGCCAGCGTCACGGACAGGGCGCAGCAGATCACGTGGATCTTAAAGAAGCCCCCGAGTAAATTGCTGCAGCCGAGAGCCAGCATTTCCTGTCCGCGGACACAAATGAGATATTTATGGAGCGGAACTCGGGACGCGGGAGCGATGTGCAGCTCCTCTACCTGGTTGGGGTCCACGTCGTAGCCGTGTTTGGCTGCCAGCGTCCTGCCCATCGCCAGGTTGATGACGTAACCCACGATCGCCAGGGAGAACGCTGTGCTCAGCATGTCTTCCCACTGACTCACCGTGGGCAGGGTCGGCGTGGGAAATCTGGAGAAACAGACTCCGAGAATGAGTCAAAACCCCCTCGAGTAAAATCTCTCATTCTGCGCCGGCGGATGTTTTTACCCCAAAGAAATTTCCCCCACTACGTCCATGTGATAGATCTCAGGGAGGCGCAGGGGCCCCGAGACAGCAGTGGCCACCACCACCTGCGCAGAATGGGAGTCGGATCTGTGGTCTGAGCTACATAAAGTCAAAGAGAGAATGTCTGTGGGGAGAAATGACCCCAACTCACGACGACAATCTCGATGGGAACGGGGAAGGGCAGCTTGTGGCGGTAGCGAGCGCTTAGCTCCTTCACCACAATCAGAACCGCACAGCTGGCCAGAGCAAATACTAAAGACGCTACGTTGGTGTCAGGAAGGCCGCGTATGATGTCTATGAGAGTCTGGGACAAAGAGTTAAAATGATAAATGTGAATTTGAAGGCGCTACAACGTCCGTTCGACGACAACAGGAAAAGGCCCGCTTACGTATATGACCGCAAACGGACCGCTGTAAGACGGAACGGTGATGCCGAAGATGTACTTGAGCACCGAGACGAGGATCTGCAACCCGGCGGCGGTCATGAAGCCTCTGACGAAGGACTCCGACAGGTAGATGGCCACAAACCCAAACTGCGTGAACCCGAGGCCGACCTAAACGGACGGACGGAGTCACGAAGGAGTCGCCGTTGTCTTTGACCGTAAAGGCCCGCCACGCTTCCGGGTACCTGAATGATCGCAGTGAGGCAGGCCAGCGTGCCGGATATCCCCAGACGGACGTCGTCCATCAAGTGTCTGTCCACGACCGTGGCGTTCAGGGTGGCGTTGAAGTGGCTGAAGTCGGACTCTGGGGCCAGCCTGAGGCACACGATGCCGACCATGATGCTCAGGACGGCGAACGTACCTGGAGACCAGCGTGTCACGTTTACCTGTCTACACAGGATCGCAGCGGGTAAATCGCCCCGACTCACCTGGGACCATCTGGTGGGCGGTGCCCATGAAAAAATACGGGATGAGCGGGAAGAAAGAAGAGTAGAGTCCGTTGACGGGAGGGAGGCTCGCCAGCAGGGCGAACGCCATGCCTGGAAAGACCGGGAATCTTTTCAGAAGAGTCACAGAGATCAAAGGACACGGAGAAATACAAACGCTGGTGAGACTGCAGGAAGGGAAGAGGAGCGGGAGTGGACCTTGGGGGACCTGAATGGTCCCGGCGCTGACCCcgctgatgacgtcacacagCAGGTTTTCCTTGACGTTGTACCTGGGGAGCCAACTCAGGACGGGGAGATGTCTGAGCAGCAAGCCCCTCAGTCTGGACACGGAGCATCTGAGAGAGGCAGACAAGACGTTCGGGTTCCGTGCTCGCCGCTCTGAAAGGTGCCGGGTTCCTGTACCTGAAGAGTTTCTTCACTTTCTCTCCGACGGGGAACTGTCGAGCCTTCTTGTCGAACTCTTTGTCGAACTCTGGGAGGTTATAGGCCGCCCTGTCGATCACGTAGCGAGGGCGGTGCGGGTGCATGGCTGGAGCGCAAAAAGAATCGCATGCATGACAATTAAACGAACGTCCATCAAGGGCCTTCCAAACCAGGAGAAACTGTTCAGATCCTTTTCTTGACTAATTATCACGTATGACGATTACATTTCATCTGGAAATCaattcattcttcttcttcttcttgtcccctgaggggtcaccacagcaacccgacgttctccacttcaccctgttctttgcatcgtcctccctcactacgtccatgtatcttctcctgggtcgacctctagccctgttccctggcagttccatcctcagcatccttctaccgatatagtccccgtctctcctctggacacgtccaaaccatctgtcctctctgacctcatctccaaaacgtctgaccttcactgtccctcttattgtctcatgtctaatcctatccaaccctGGTcactcagcatcttcatctctggcaGCTTGTTTCTTGAGTCTTTATTCAAGAAAAACTTTATATCTCATCATCtgttccgttatcatttgtattttatgttgttttagacaccagacggagctgcactcctaatctcattgtgtagctactatgccatgacaataaaggctttctattctattctattcttgttttatacgcaaaaaaaaatgtgtaatGTCATTAGTAAACCTGCAATTACACAGTAGaagctatttttctttttactgtttatatatatatgtccagGTTGGTCAAATGTACTCTGTCCGGTTGTCTTACATCTACAGTCAGTGGCTGTAATCTGACCTTGAAGGATCAGCCAACACGCAGGTGGACTGTGGAAATATTTGCTTAAAAAACAGGTAAATAATCGCACATCCCGGTTCATTCAAGTTCATTAACAGGCGAAGAAATAAGCCCAACGAGCCGGCGGGGCGAACAATCGTCACGTTCAAATGTAATATACGCAGGTGAACGCACGGCCGCGGTGCTTTTCATTCGAACCCTCCAACTGCTCTGAGCCTGGAGGAATGGATCCCGTTCTGGAGATGAATAATCCTTCAGTCACCTTAAAACCACGTAGCTACAGTGAAGGTCGTTACACCTACACACGGCGGAGCTAAAGAATTTCACGCAGATCTGAAGTGTGAGAGAACTCCACCGTACCTTTGTGTTGAAGCGCACCCGTGGGCTTCCGGCGCTGCTGTGTTTGGCTGCTGATCGACACAGAGGCCGGCTACACCTTCTAGGTGGAGCTTCCAGCCCAGAAACGCTCGGGAGGCTTCACCCGACGGCGGTCGTGTGTTAAAGGACGACACGGCGATGTAATTCATAAACACAACTTTAATGGGTTTGCTTCATTTGTACACAATCAACTAAAATACATTTGGAGACATTTTGCGGTAAAAGGTAGACTTAATAGTGACCAGCCATTTACGAAGCCGAGTTGAACCTCACTCATCAAagtcaaaatatataaatagtGTAATTGAACATTAAAAATGGTGAGACAGAGATGACGATGCGTAAACATGACATTTTCCCCCCATTACGTCATTTATACATGATTTATGTGCAAAACAATGGCATCAATATCAAAGCCTAAAGTGCAAGTATTTATTAAAtccatttgtgttttctcattACAGGAATATCAACACATCTGATAGTGAACAGCGAGAGGAGAGTCGCCCCCTGGTGGAACCCGAGAGGAGCAGCCTCCCTCAGAAGGAAAGGCATAAATAAATCAAGTTTGATGAAAGACAAAAGTAGCAAGGAGGCTATCTTTAACACCATGACAGcgactgctcacacacacacacacacacacacacacacacacacacacgcgcgcacgagTATCCTGTCATTCGAGACATCTGGGTAGAAACATTCAAGCCCTCCAACACCCTGCTGCCATCCCAGTGTCAGCAGGGCGGCTTCAGGAAGGAGCTCTAATTTTTG is a genomic window of Brachionichthys hirsutus isolate HB-005 chromosome 2, CSIRO-AGI_Bhir_v1, whole genome shotgun sequence containing:
- the LOC137898762 gene encoding solute carrier family 26 member 9-like, encoding MHPHRPRYVIDRAAYNLPEFDKEFDKKARQFPVGEKVKKLFRCSVSRLRGLLLRHLPVLSWLPRYNVKENLLCDVISGVSAGTIQVPQGMAFALLASLPPVNGLYSSFFPLIPYFFMGTAHQMVPGTFAVLSIMVGIVCLRLAPESDFSHFNATLNATVVDRHLMDDVRLGISGTLACLTAIIQVGLGFTQFGFVAIYLSESFVRGFMTAAGLQILVSVLKYIFGITVPSYSGPFAVIYTLIDIIRGLPDTNVASLVFALASCAVLIVVKELSARYRHKLPFPVPIEIVVVVVATAVSGPLRLPEIYHMDVVGEISLGFPTPTLPTVSQWEDMLSTAFSLAIVGYVINLAMGRTLAAKHGYDVDPNQEMLALGCSNLLGGFFKIHVICCALSVTLAVDSAGGKSQFASLCVMLVVMVTMLALGAFLEPLPKSVLGALIAVNLKNTLLQLSDPFHLWKRSKPDCCVWVVSFLATFFLSLPYGVAIGVGFSILVVVFKTQFRNGSTVVRIMGTDLYKNPKAYSKASPITGVKIVTYCSPLYFANAELFRQRVIKKTGLDPDKLILARRKFLEKEQKEKRKEEKKDKGARRRKPSSLVTMKNQTVSQLELQNDFDANDPPTSYANFRCGDAEPGERSADQELALGSQPTPFHTLILDLAGVCFVDLMGIKALTKMNSSYSALGIDLYLANVQAQVHGELEAGGAFEEGNIARSHLFLSVHDAVLFAQRTTGERRVSHGAEKPNQEVAFKTHEDLEQEMF